Proteins encoded within one genomic window of Triticum aestivum cultivar Chinese Spring chromosome 2D, IWGSC CS RefSeq v2.1, whole genome shotgun sequence:
- the LOC123049812 gene encoding uncharacterized protein codes for MHHRFANVVAGNKDMYLDKQYADGRSNSTQAERRFRSMNYSILAPDAGQLRAAIDWDRVRSHAEFVVRRMALATPELRRPMMLPSRCMMPHDVLPIGTGLFRKRRVKKQGPQPRKTDAILMAIKHQQYCRQFRESSVASKDEALELLVNFLDETLQAGLPRGCKLTYDLQPTGKEDASDAPFAQTMLGTSTDNVKAHATSLVKIPGTRICQIITGTLKVHAKNPGISTLTNAGN; via the exons ATGCACCACCGCTTCGCCAACGTCGTCGCCGGCAACAAGGACATGTACCTGGACAAGCAGTACGCCGACGGCCGCAGTAACTCCACACAAGCCGAGCGCAGGTTCCGTTCCATGAACTACTCCATACTCGCCCCGGACGCCGGCCAGCTTAGGGCCGCCATCGACTGGGACAGAGTGAGGAGCCATGCAGAGTTTGTTGTCCGCAGGATGGCTCTCGCTACTCCAGAGCTGAGACGCCCGATGATGTTGCCGTCCCGCTGCATGATGCCGCACGATGTGCTCCCCATCGGGACCGG TTTGTTCCGGAAGCGACGCGTGAAGAAACAAGGCCCCCAGCCGCGAAAAACAGACGCTATCTTAATGGCCATAAAACA CCAGCAGTATTGCAGACAGTTTAGGGAATCGAGCGTCG CGTCGAAAGATGAAGCACTGGAACTGCTGGTGAATTTCCTTG ATGAGACTCTACAGGCTGGCCTACCTAGAGGGTGCAAACTAACCTATGACCTTCAACCAACTGGGAAAGAAG ATGCTTCTGATGCTCCGTTTGCGCAGACCATGCTCGGCACATCCACAGATAATGTTAAAGCCCATGCCACATCATTAGTGAAAATTCCTG GTACTCGAATCTGCCAGATCATTACTGGTACCTTGAAAGTTCATGCTAAAAACCCTGGGATCTCCACTCTGACGAATGCAGGTAATTAG